In the genome of uncultured Sphaerochaeta sp., the window TCCTTGCCTTCGAGTGGGTCGGGTGGGATGAGAAGCATCTTCGTCTTTTGCTCGCTCTTCACCAAATGTGCTTCCAGTTCATGCAGCTCCTCTCGGGTAAGTTCGAGCATTTCCTGGTCGTCTTCCTCTTTCAGGATCTGCTGAGCCTCGGCTATCTGCTTGATGAGGCTTTGCATGGTTTTCAGCTCATCGATGATGGGGGAGAGATGGGACCTCTCCTGATTGAGGCTCTTGAACAGCTTCATGTCCTGCATGGTCTCAGGGCGACTGAGTTTTTCATCTATATCTGCGAGTTGTTTCTCATACTCGGGCAGTTTTTTCAGCATCTGAATCTCCTAGAAGGAAAGTATACAAAACCGGCCGCTCTTTGCATAGCGTTGCTAGATATCCAGTTGGGAAAGCAGAAGCCGGTTTTCCTCCACCTGCACAGGCCCCAGACGGTTCATCCGCATGAACAGGACTCCTCCTGCCAAAAAGAAGAGGGCGGGTATCACGCCCATATGCAGACGGATGCCCCAGATGGCCTGGTCGCTGATGGCAATAGGATCGAAGCCGGTAAGCTCGTGCACCGCAAAGAAGACGATGGCTTGGCTTGCATAGCTGAAACGCATGAAAAATGCCCTGATTCCCAGGACTACCCCATCATCACGCCTCTTTTGCTCCACAACCAGGCTATCGATGACATCGGCCATAGCCGGGCTCATGAAGGTCCAGAACCCCCCGAAACCCAGTCCCCAGAGCCCCATCGCCACCATGTAGGAGGTCGCTGATCCGAGGAAGGAGAGCGGAAGAGCGAAGAAGGCAAGGACGAAAGAGCAGAGGATGAGCATCCGTTGGTTGTTTTTCAGCTTCTTGGCCACCCTGGTCCAGAGCAGGATGGAAATGAGGGTTCCTCCCAGCATTCCTGCAAAGATTGGCGTTGCTTGGCTGCTCTTTGCAGCAAGAACGTATTTGACTACATAGTTGATGGAGGCTGTCATGAGCATGCATCCGCTCTGGTAGAAGAAGAGCAGGAGCACGAAGGCCAGCAGGTTGCGGCTTTTCAGGGCCTTGCGCATCTGGCTGAAGAAGGGAGGAGCCTGTTCGCTCTGCTGCTGGAGCGCGAAGCGGTTGATCATCTCCTTGGACTCGAAGACACCGAAGCTCACAAGCAGGGTTGCAAGGCCTGAGATGAGGGCGATGACCAGGGCACAGGCCAGGTAGCTTGCACGATCTCCATAGGAGAAGAAGAGCGGGGGGATGATGAAGCCGCTGGCAATGCCGAGCACTCCGATGCCGGTTCCCACCGCTGCGGTGGTGGTACGTTCTTTCTGGCCGCGGAACTTGTCGGGATAGATGCTCTGGTAGTTGACCTCCCAGAGGCTGTACAACCCATCATAGAGGCAAATGGTGAGTACCATCCAGAAAAAGACCGGAAGTGGCTTGCTTTTTGCATCCCAACTCGTGGGAACGGAGAAAATGAGGATGAAAGCGATCGAGGAGAGCACGAGCCCAAGGATGATCCAGGGGAAGCGCCTGCCAAGGCGCTTGGAAAAGGGTGCCCCCTTGTTGGTGATATAGCCGATGATGGGGTCGTTTACCGCATTCCAGACCGAGTAGATGATGGTAGCCAAGGCGGCATAGGCACCGCTGAGCCCCACTTCGGTCTCATAGAACATGAAGACGATCGAACCGAATGCACCGGTGAGGAATTCGGCGATGAACTTGCCCATTCCGTAGGAGACCATGATGCCTTTCTTAGCCATGACACACCTTCCTTGCCTTTCACTTATACAGGAGCCAAGGCGGTGTGTCAAAAGGTTTGGTTTTCAATGCTTGTCGACGGTGAAGCGTACCACCATATGCACCACAGCAGGCTGGTTGGACTCGTTGGTGATTGAGTGCTCGATGTCGCAGTGATACACGAGGAAATCGCCCTTGCGGATCTCAGCACTGTTCTCTCCCACCTGTACCTTGACCGCTCCCTTGACGACCGTCAGGAACTCCTGGGTGCCGGGGTAGTGAGGCTCACTGGCCAGCTTGCTGTGCGGCTCGAAGCTCACCAGGTACATCTCCAGCTCTTCGACCATGTTCAGCGGGCTGAGGATGCGTATGGATACCCCGTTCTCCCGTGTTTCCAGCTTCGGAGCCTCTTCCCCTGCAGGATTGAGGGTGAAGACACGCTTGGGCTGGTCATCGGTGTCGAGCAGGTCGTTCAGTTCCACGTTCAGGCCGCGGGCAATCTTCCATACGGTGGCAACCGTAGGATTGACCTTGTCGGACTCAATCTGGCTGAGCATCGCCTTGGAGACACCCGAACGTTCGGAAAGGACGTTGAGGGTGAGCTTGCGGCTGGTGCGCAGGCGTTGGATGTTTTTTCCAATCATCGGAGGGGTATCCATTTCAGAGCTCCTGCGGGGTAATAAGTTTGACATAGTGAAACATGTTTACTATAATGAACATGTCCATTGTAAGCTGGGTTGTCTGCCTTGTCAAGGAATGCGACCTTTGGAGGTCTTCATGAAGAACATTCTGATCATCGGTTCGTTGGGCCAACTTGGCTCTGAGATTGCCCTTGAGTGCCGCAAGCGCTACGGGGACGAGCACGTCGTGTTGACCGATATCCGCGACGATGTGAACAGGCCACTGGTGGAAGGTGGTCCCTTCTACAAGATTGACGCGCGGGACGGCGCGGCGGTGGCACGGATCGTGAAGGATCATCACATCGACACCATCTATCACCTTGCCGCTGTCCTTTCGGCGAGAGCCGAAAAAGATCCGCTGAATGCCTGGAACCTGAACATGGGCGGGCTCATCACCACCCTGGAGGTCGCCAAGGAGCTGGGTTGTGCCGTGTTCACCCCCTCCTCAATCGGCGCATTCGGACCCACGACTCCCAAACAGTACACGCCGCAGGACACCATCCAGCGACCGACTTCCATCTACGGGGTCACCAAGGTTGCAGGTGAGCTGCTCTGTGACTACTACTATCATAAGTTCGATGTCGATACCCGTGGCATCCGCTTTCCGGGGGTCATCAGCAACATGACGCCTCCGGGCGGCGGAACCACCGACTATGCGGTGGAGATTTACTATGAGGCGGTGAGGAATCACCACTACACCTGTTTCCTGCGCGGGGACACCTACCTGGACATGATCTATATGCCCGATGCCGTGGAGGCTGCCATCAGGATCATGGAAGCAAACCCTGCAAAACTGAGGCACCGCAATGCCTTCAATATTGCTGCAATGAGCTTCTGCCCTGAAGAGCAGGCAGCCTATATACGTACCCATATCCCTGACTTCACCATCAGTTATGACATTGATCCCGTAAAGCAGGCTATCGCTGACTCATGGCCTGACAGTCTTGAGGACTATGCCGCAAGGGTGGAATGGGACTGGAAACCGAAGTATGATCTAGGTGCCATGACAGCCGACATGCTGCAAACCATCACAAGGAGGGAAGCATGACCGAACAAGTGAAAAAGGAGCTTGAAGAGTTCCTTGCACTCCAGGAGGAGCAGGGACTGCTCAAGCGCGAGCGTGTGCTTGAGGGGAGCCAGAACAGATCGATCTTGGTGGACGGAAAGCCGGTACTCAACTTTTGCGCCAACAACTACCTGGGGCTTTCCGACAACAAGGAAGTCATCCAGGCCGCGAAGGATGCGATGGACAGGTGGGGGTACGGACTTTCGTCGGTCCGCTTCATCTGCGGGACACAGCAGATACACAAGGAGTTGGAGAGGCGCATCAGTTCCTTCCTCCGAACCGATGATACCATTCTCTTCTCCTCTTGCTTCGATGCAAACGGAGCACTCTTTGAGCCGCTTTTGGGAGAGGAAGACGCCGTCATCAGCGATGAGCTGAACCATGCCTCCATCATCGATGGCATACGCCTGAGCAAAGCCCAGCGGCTGCGGTACAAGCACAGCGATATGGAGAGTCTCAAGAGCTGTCTGGAAGAGAGCAAACAGAGCCGAAGGCGCCTGATCGCCACCGATGGTGTCTTCTCCATGGACGGGGATATTGCACGCCTGAAAGAGATCTGCGCCCTTGCCAAGCAGTATGATGCCTTGGTCATGGTGGATGACTCCCATGCCACCGGCTATCTGGGCAAGACCGGACGCGGAACCGTGGAGCTCTGTGGGGTGGAAGGCCAGGTTGACCTGATCACCACCACCTTCGGCAAGGCCTGCGGAGGTGCAAGCGGAGGCTGCATCAGTGGTAACCAGCTGCTGATAGACCTCTACCGCCAGCGTGCCCGGCCCTATCTCTTCTCCAATACCCTTGCCCCGGCAATTTGCGGGGGTACGCTGAAGGTGCTCGATCTTCTGGAAGCGGGCAACCCCTTCAAGGAAATCACGCTCAGCAACGCACACTACTTCAGAAGCGAGATGGAAAAGGCTGGGTTTGATCTGGTCAAGGGTGAGACTGCCATCGTCCCGGTGATGGTCTATGATGAGCCGAAGGCTGTTGCCCTGGCCGACCGTCTCTTGCAGGCCGGCATCTATGTCATCGGATTCTGTTACCCGGTTGTCCCGAAGGGGAAGGCGAGGATACGTGTCCAGCTCTCGGCGACCCACACCAAAGCGGATGTGGATCGTGCTGTACAGGCTTTTGTAACTGAAGGCAGGAAGATGGGTCTGATCTAGGAGAAGATCCTCTTTTCCAGCTCTTGCGAATATGCTTTCAGATCGGCAAGTACCCGTTTCTCCTCAGCAGAGACGTCGGTGCTTGCCAATTTTTCCTCTATCTTGCGATTGAAGAACGTCCAGTTCATCTTCACCTGGCCCGGTGGATTGAGGGTGCGGTTGGCGCAATACGAACGCCATTTGCGCATCTGGTCCTCGGTGAAGACTTCGCTCCAGTTCCGGCCCACGTGCCTGAAGAGCATGGTCGGGATGCGAGTGTCCTCGAAATCGAGGTTCAGTGAGAGTTTTTCCTTCGGCTGGGCTGCCCTGATGAGGGCGAAGCGCTTCTGGTCGGCATCCCCGAAGAAACGATCATAGAGCTGGAAGTCCACATCATCGACACCTTCGAATGAGTCCTCGTAGTTGCGTGCCAGCAACAGCAGTTTCGGCTCGTTGATGATCTGCTGGTGCCTGAAGAGGGCCAGTTTCTTGTCCAGTCCCAGCTTGATCGCAAGCTGGTCGGTAAGGACACTGAGCGGAGAGACGAAGGGGCACTTGTTTATGGCAAGTGTGAATACGCCATCCACTTTGAGAAGATTCTCCTCGGTGGCCTGCAACAGGGGTGCAATGTCCCTGCTCAGGTCAAAGCAGATGACAGCGTTTGGGTTGTTGCGCATGTGCGTGATCGGGGTGATCAGGCGTGAGCATCCTTCGTTCTTGCTGAAAAAGGCTGCGGTATAGAGCACC includes:
- a CDS encoding MFS transporter — translated: MAKKGIMVSYGMGKFIAEFLTGAFGSIVFMFYETEVGLSGAYAALATIIYSVWNAVNDPIIGYITNKGAPFSKRLGRRFPWIILGLVLSSIAFILIFSVPTSWDAKSKPLPVFFWMVLTICLYDGLYSLWEVNYQSIYPDKFRGQKERTTTAAVGTGIGVLGIASGFIIPPLFFSYGDRASYLACALVIALISGLATLLVSFGVFESKEMINRFALQQQSEQAPPFFSQMRKALKSRNLLAFVLLLFFYQSGCMLMTASINYVVKYVLAAKSSQATPIFAGMLGGTLISILLWTRVAKKLKNNQRMLILCSFVLAFFALPLSFLGSATSYMVAMGLWGLGFGGFWTFMSPAMADVIDSLVVEQKRRDDGVVLGIRAFFMRFSYASQAIVFFAVHELTGFDPIAISDQAIWGIRLHMGVIPALFFLAGGVLFMRMNRLGPVQVEENRLLLSQLDI
- a CDS encoding XRE family transcriptional regulator, whose product is MDTPPMIGKNIQRLRTSRKLTLNVLSERSGVSKAMLSQIESDKVNPTVATVWKIARGLNVELNDLLDTDDQPKRVFTLNPAGEEAPKLETRENGVSIRILSPLNMVEELEMYLVSFEPHSKLASEPHYPGTQEFLTVVKGAVKVQVGENSAEIRKGDFLVYHCDIEHSITNESNQPAVVHMVVRFTVDKH
- a CDS encoding NAD-dependent epimerase/dehydratase family protein, with amino-acid sequence MKNILIIGSLGQLGSEIALECRKRYGDEHVVLTDIRDDVNRPLVEGGPFYKIDARDGAAVARIVKDHHIDTIYHLAAVLSARAEKDPLNAWNLNMGGLITTLEVAKELGCAVFTPSSIGAFGPTTPKQYTPQDTIQRPTSIYGVTKVAGELLCDYYYHKFDVDTRGIRFPGVISNMTPPGGGTTDYAVEIYYEAVRNHHYTCFLRGDTYLDMIYMPDAVEAAIRIMEANPAKLRHRNAFNIAAMSFCPEEQAAYIRTHIPDFTISYDIDPVKQAIADSWPDSLEDYAARVEWDWKPKYDLGAMTADMLQTITRREA
- a CDS encoding glycine C-acetyltransferase, whose protein sequence is MTEQVKKELEEFLALQEEQGLLKRERVLEGSQNRSILVDGKPVLNFCANNYLGLSDNKEVIQAAKDAMDRWGYGLSSVRFICGTQQIHKELERRISSFLRTDDTILFSSCFDANGALFEPLLGEEDAVISDELNHASIIDGIRLSKAQRLRYKHSDMESLKSCLEESKQSRRRLIATDGVFSMDGDIARLKEICALAKQYDALVMVDDSHATGYLGKTGRGTVELCGVEGQVDLITTTFGKACGGASGGCISGNQLLIDLYRQRARPYLFSNTLAPAICGGTLKVLDLLEAGNPFKEITLSNAHYFRSEMEKAGFDLVKGETAIVPVMVYDEPKAVALADRLLQAGIYVIGFCYPVVPKGKARIRVQLSATHTKADVDRAVQAFVTEGRKMGLI
- the sbcB gene encoding exodeoxyribonuclease I, which encodes MSYHAKQTTIFWYDLETFGLDSRYDRIAQFAGQRTDLDLNPIGEPIVLYAKLSDDYLPDPLSCTITGITPQEVNRKGLCESELIERINAEFSKPNTVVAGFNNIRFDDEFIRNALYRNFLDPYKREWDNNCSRWDIIDLVRAAYDLRPEGIKWPPRKEETGNPTFRLTALTEANDIEQVGAHDALVDVVATISIARLIKEKQPKLYDYYFALRAKSQVKKIVGTPFGEPVLYTAAFFSKNEGCSRLITPITHMRNNPNAVICFDLSRDIAPLLQATEENLLKVDGVFTLAINKCPFVSPLSVLTDQLAIKLGLDKKLALFRHQQIINEPKLLLLARNYEDSFEGVDDVDFQLYDRFFGDADQKRFALIRAAQPKEKLSLNLDFEDTRIPTMLFRHVGRNWSEVFTEDQMRKWRSYCANRTLNPPGQVKMNWTFFNRKIEEKLASTDVSAEEKRVLADLKAYSQELEKRIFS